A window of Sphingorhabdus lacus contains these coding sequences:
- a CDS encoding MJ0042-type zinc finger domain-containing protein — MLLVCPSCRTRYVVPDSAIGVDGRQVRCANCKHSWYQDGILPPTPPAPPVVAPPIFAPMNSTPVAEAFSSAMPQETVEDFAPATKLPDQPVPPSFTRFEEATSEETETKREGAESYGATSSYFEDTSQQSHFAHEPPFRPRRNPAKLWTMAAVAFAVVVAAAGGATWYFGLPDLGANLSIVRSEPDLKIVLNENLELNEREDGTPFFIASGSIVNPTSTAQTVPEMLVTLKDAGGRPVYSWKMKAKVRTLAPGAKVDFSEARLDVPQAASQISVGWVI, encoded by the coding sequence ATGCTGCTTGTTTGCCCTTCGTGCCGCACCCGCTATGTCGTTCCGGATTCTGCTATTGGCGTGGACGGTCGTCAGGTCCGCTGTGCCAATTGCAAGCATAGCTGGTATCAAGATGGTATCCTTCCGCCGACACCACCAGCGCCTCCCGTCGTTGCACCGCCGATATTTGCACCGATGAATTCCACGCCGGTTGCCGAAGCCTTTTCGAGTGCTATGCCTCAGGAAACGGTGGAAGATTTTGCACCGGCCACAAAGTTACCGGACCAGCCGGTTCCGCCGAGCTTTACGCGCTTTGAAGAGGCAACTTCCGAGGAAACCGAAACCAAGCGTGAAGGTGCTGAATCCTACGGGGCGACGAGTTCCTATTTCGAAGATACGTCCCAGCAAAGCCATTTTGCGCATGAACCACCGTTCCGGCCACGCCGAAATCCAGCGAAGCTTTGGACCATGGCTGCGGTCGCATTTGCTGTGGTGGTTGCCGCAGCTGGCGGGGCAACCTGGTATTTCGGCCTTCCGGATCTTGGCGCAAATCTGAGCATTGTACGCTCCGAACCCGATCTAAAAATCGTGCTGAACGAAAATCTGGAGTTGAATGAGCGCGAAGATGGAACGCCCTTTTTTATTGCGAGTGGTAGCATTGTAAATCCGACGAGTACCGCCCAAACGGTTCCGGAAATGCTGGTGACTCTGAAAGATGCTGGTGGACGACCGGTTTATAGCTGGAAAATGAAAGCCAAAGTACGAACATTGGCGCCCGGTGCGAAAGTAGATTTCAGCGAGGCGCGACTTGATGTGCCACAGGCTGCATCGCAGATCAGCGTCGGCTGGGTCATTTAA
- the fliS gene encoding flagellar export chaperone FliS: MLELKSRVESASPHGLVGLLYEELIRSLDLVLHSVKKGHNLSGNSHMAKAVSIIVALEGSIDFDAGGDLAPTLARVYAACRKGLNEAAKSNDEKKLTEVRDAISDIYYAWQALQPG; this comes from the coding sequence ATGCTAGAGCTTAAAAGCCGTGTGGAAAGCGCAAGCCCGCATGGTTTGGTTGGACTTCTGTATGAAGAGCTGATCCGCTCCCTCGATCTGGTGCTCCATTCGGTGAAAAAGGGTCACAATCTTTCTGGGAACAGCCATATGGCCAAAGCTGTGTCGATCATTGTCGCGCTTGAAGGCAGTATTGACTTTGACGCCGGTGGGGACCTCGCACCCACATTGGCGCGGGTTTACGCCGCTTGTCGAAAAGGCTTGAACGAGGCGGCCAAAAGCAATGATGAAAAGAAACTGACCGAAGTTCGCGATGCGATTAGCGATATCTATTATGCGTGGCAGGCGCTGCAGCCGGGTTAA
- the fliD gene encoding flagellar filament capping protein FliD: MISNIANSLGFGSGIDTSALVRDLAAASRTPKVQRFDALSRANQAKVSALAQARSDLDSFADSLADLSAGGTLRSKPVTSDDTAIAVTANPGTLLGNYAGEIVVSTLARAQTNYSGYVASTTDPIGQGGMILTVGTTTFAVTVDATNDSLTGLANAINATGSGVRASVINDAGNFRLVLKGESGAAKAFTLTADAGAAPGLSQFATSTMTSGQTASDASFTVDGVAYTRATNNFSDVVPGLTITLKKADPLAPITIGATRPIDTLKQTLNDFVAVFNTLKKDTEAARQANTGNPALRGFERQLGAFIAQPLTTDPNIQSLSDVGISTNRDGTISINSAKMEAALRDFPDAVEAIFNPPRDGVRNETTDPGITFALDALRDAAVATSGPLEQVRASLQREADAIAKNRDRMEVREEAYLTKLEKQYAGMDARIAALKATQSYLEQQIKLWSSSDN; encoded by the coding sequence ATGATCTCGAATATTGCAAACAGCCTTGGCTTTGGTTCGGGCATCGACACATCGGCATTGGTCAGAGATCTGGCTGCTGCTTCGCGTACGCCAAAGGTCCAACGCTTTGATGCGCTTTCGCGGGCCAATCAGGCAAAGGTCAGCGCGTTAGCGCAAGCTCGTAGCGATCTGGATAGCTTTGCAGATTCCCTCGCCGACCTGTCTGCGGGTGGCACATTGCGTAGCAAACCTGTCACGTCGGACGATACCGCAATAGCTGTGACTGCCAACCCCGGCACCTTGCTTGGCAATTATGCCGGCGAGATTGTTGTCAGCACGTTGGCTCGCGCCCAGACGAATTATTCAGGCTATGTGGCATCGACGACCGATCCCATCGGTCAGGGCGGTATGATATTAACCGTCGGGACGACAACATTCGCCGTAACAGTCGACGCGACCAATGACAGCCTGACGGGCTTGGCCAACGCCATCAACGCAACCGGCAGCGGTGTGCGGGCAAGTGTCATCAATGATGCCGGAAATTTCCGCTTAGTCCTGAAAGGCGAAAGCGGGGCTGCAAAAGCATTTACTCTTACGGCCGATGCGGGTGCTGCCCCTGGTTTATCGCAGTTCGCCACCTCAACGATGACGTCCGGGCAAACGGCGAGTGACGCAAGCTTCACCGTGGACGGCGTGGCTTACACGCGGGCGACGAACAATTTCAGCGATGTGGTTCCGGGCCTCACGATAACGCTGAAAAAGGCGGATCCACTAGCGCCTATAACAATCGGCGCGACCCGGCCGATTGACACGTTGAAGCAGACTTTGAACGATTTCGTCGCTGTTTTTAATACTTTGAAAAAAGACACAGAAGCTGCACGACAAGCAAACACAGGAAACCCCGCCTTGCGCGGCTTTGAACGGCAGTTGGGTGCCTTTATTGCACAACCCCTAACAACCGATCCGAACATCCAGTCGCTTTCGGATGTTGGAATTTCGACGAACCGGGACGGCACAATTTCGATCAACAGCGCCAAGATGGAGGCTGCATTACGCGATTTCCCCGATGCCGTTGAAGCAATTTTCAATCCGCCCCGAGACGGAGTCCGGAACGAAACAACCGACCCCGGCATAACTTTTGCCCTGGATGCACTCCGCGATGCTGCCGTCGCGACAAGTGGTCCGCTGGAGCAGGTGCGCGCGTCGCTACAACGCGAAGCCGATGCAATTGCCAAAAACCGTGACCGTATGGAGGTTCGCGAAGAAGCATATTTGACGAAACTTGAAAAGCAATATGCGGGCATGGACGCGCGGATTGCCGCGTTGAAGGCAACGCAGAGCTACCTCGAACAACAGATCAAACTCTGGTCCAGCAGCGATAACTGA
- a CDS encoding EscU/YscU/HrcU family type III secretion system export apparatus switch protein, which yields MAEAPDKDQQTEAPTQKRKADALKDGDVLASKELATAVMMAAGAAWMVGLGGWFFSASKDLLKSGLSLDLTDPDRFEPLDALAGPLTSIAIPFLGLLALSIVAALAAPAMLGSLGMRSKAMAFKGSRINPLAGLKRIFGMQGVIELFKATAKVVALGYAGYWVMASDIASMPGLAATHPAAAVEMLGDKLVLTIIVLTVGLVLIAGIDVPVQWLRRNQRLRMSKQQLKEEMRQSDGAPELKQAQRARQQEMAMSSARKGMTEANVVLTNPTHFAVALRYRPGLDIAPIVVAKGRGEVAQAIKAMAKENHVPTLEYPQLTRAIYFTTRTGRVVSEDLFVAVAAILAFVFRLESALANDLVKPVVEVPPSKRFDADGRPSA from the coding sequence GTGGCTGAGGCACCCGATAAGGACCAACAAACTGAAGCCCCTACCCAAAAACGCAAGGCGGATGCGTTAAAGGATGGCGACGTCCTCGCGTCCAAAGAGCTGGCAACGGCCGTTATGATGGCTGCGGGGGCTGCTTGGATGGTAGGGTTAGGCGGATGGTTTTTTTCCGCCAGCAAAGACCTTTTGAAAAGCGGGTTATCGCTCGATCTAACCGACCCAGACCGATTTGAGCCGCTCGACGCATTGGCAGGCCCGCTCACCAGTATCGCCATCCCGTTTCTCGGGCTGCTGGCGCTCAGCATCGTTGCAGCCTTAGCCGCGCCAGCGATGCTCGGTTCTCTTGGAATGCGCAGCAAGGCCATGGCCTTCAAGGGGAGCCGAATCAATCCGCTGGCCGGTCTAAAACGCATTTTCGGGATGCAGGGCGTGATCGAACTGTTCAAGGCGACGGCCAAAGTCGTAGCTCTGGGCTATGCAGGCTATTGGGTCATGGCGAGCGATATCGCCTCTATGCCCGGCCTTGCCGCCACCCACCCAGCCGCTGCCGTCGAGATGTTGGGCGACAAGCTGGTATTGACCATAATCGTCCTCACCGTCGGACTGGTGTTGATCGCCGGCATTGACGTTCCTGTGCAGTGGTTGCGCCGTAACCAGCGCCTGCGCATGTCGAAGCAGCAGCTCAAAGAAGAAATGCGGCAAAGCGATGGCGCTCCAGAACTCAAACAAGCGCAGCGCGCGCGTCAGCAGGAAATGGCGATGTCCTCTGCACGCAAGGGTATGACCGAAGCCAACGTTGTGTTGACCAACCCGACCCACTTTGCCGTCGCCTTGCGTTATCGCCCCGGCCTCGACATCGCGCCGATTGTCGTCGCAAAGGGTCGCGGCGAAGTGGCGCAAGCGATCAAGGCGATGGCGAAAGAGAACCACGTTCCTACCCTGGAATATCCGCAACTCACCCGCGCCATTTACTTCACCACCCGCACGGGGCGTGTCGTGTCCGAAGATTTGTTCGTCGCGGTTGCTGCAATTCTCGCCTTTGTCTTCCGGCTTGAAAGCGCACTTGCAAATGATCTCGTTAAACCGGTTGTCGAGGTACCACCTTCGAAACGATTTGACGCAGACGGGCGACCTTCGGCCTAA
- the fliR gene encoding flagellar biosynthetic protein FliR, producing MIPPGLENVEQQLLIWMLAMIRPGAAFIAAPMFGANAVPIQLRLVLALAVGIPSAAAVNMALPAAGIVSIPGFLMILSEVITGLALGFVIQIGFAAALVAGEAISNAMGLGFASMADPASGQASPAVGQFLSMLAMFLFLAADGHLALVSIIAESYQALPPGQSWISYSAIGGITKFGGLAFSAGLSIALPVGFALVLVQIIMAMIARSAPTLNLFAVGMPAALLAGVVLLGMATPVMADTISHTIRMALEQAQLLGGGGG from the coding sequence ATGATCCCGCCCGGTCTCGAAAATGTGGAACAGCAGCTTCTGATCTGGATGCTTGCGATGATACGCCCTGGCGCAGCATTCATTGCAGCGCCCATGTTCGGGGCGAATGCTGTACCCATTCAGTTGCGGCTTGTACTTGCACTTGCGGTGGGGATACCCTCGGCGGCTGCGGTCAATATGGCGCTCCCGGCCGCGGGAATAGTCTCCATACCCGGCTTCCTCATGATCCTTTCTGAAGTCATCACCGGACTCGCACTCGGCTTCGTAATTCAAATCGGTTTCGCCGCCGCACTGGTTGCGGGCGAAGCAATCAGCAACGCTATGGGCTTGGGCTTTGCGTCCATGGCTGACCCTGCCAGTGGACAAGCAAGCCCCGCCGTTGGCCAGTTTCTGTCCATGCTGGCCATGTTCCTTTTCCTCGCTGCCGACGGCCATCTCGCACTGGTGTCGATTATCGCCGAGAGCTATCAAGCGCTTCCCCCGGGGCAGTCCTGGATTTCATATTCAGCCATTGGCGGCATTACCAAATTTGGCGGCCTCGCTTTTTCCGCTGGCCTCAGCATTGCTCTGCCGGTCGGCTTTGCACTCGTACTGGTGCAGATCATCATGGCCATGATTGCACGGTCTGCACCTACTTTGAACCTGTTTGCTGTGGGTATGCCTGCCGCATTGCTCGCCGGCGTCGTTTTGTTGGGCATGGCCACGCCGGTCATGGCTGACACGATCAGCCACACCATTCGCATGGCGCTGGAACAGGCGCAATTGTTGGGAGGTGGCGGTGGCTGA
- the fliQ gene encoding flagellar biosynthesis protein FliQ yields MDQDYFIGIAQQALWILALGSAPILIPALIAGVVLGMVQAATSINEQTLSFVPKLIVVSIALAIFGSSIMILLADFTKDIFAQIPLLVR; encoded by the coding sequence ATGGACCAAGACTACTTCATAGGTATAGCGCAACAAGCGCTGTGGATATTAGCCTTGGGCTCGGCGCCCATACTGATCCCTGCGCTTATCGCCGGCGTGGTGCTGGGCATGGTACAGGCCGCGACGTCCATCAACGAACAGACGCTCAGTTTCGTGCCGAAGTTGATCGTTGTCTCCATTGCCTTGGCGATTTTTGGATCAAGCATCATGATCCTGTTGGCCGATTTTACTAAAGATATTTTTGCGCAAATCCCACTGCTCGTCCGATGA
- the fliP gene encoding flagellar type III secretion system pore protein FliP (The bacterial flagellar biogenesis protein FliP forms a type III secretion system (T3SS)-type pore required for flagellar assembly.): MRKLILIFIVGFALFSSDAAFATSTGAGLEKALQTVSGDGRPLSLSLQILLLMGLLTVLPSLILMMTSFTRIIIVLSILRQALGLQQTPPNQVLVGLALFLSIFVMQPVFTTINTQALEPYGRDEVTFEQALSTSAGAMHGFMIKQTRKSDLALFSGIAKAGKFAKPSDVPFSILLPAFVTSELKTAFQIGFMIFLPFLIIDLIVASALMSLGMVMLSPTIISMPFKLLLFVLVDGWALTMGSLASSFVS; this comes from the coding sequence ATGCGTAAACTCATACTAATCTTCATTGTCGGCTTCGCGCTTTTTTCAAGCGATGCGGCCTTTGCTACATCCACGGGCGCAGGGCTAGAAAAAGCCCTGCAAACCGTCTCTGGCGATGGCCGTCCGCTGTCCCTGTCGCTGCAAATATTGCTGCTGATGGGCCTGCTGACGGTTTTGCCGTCTCTTATCCTCATGATGACGAGTTTCACACGCATCATCATTGTGCTGTCAATTTTACGACAGGCTTTGGGATTGCAGCAAACGCCGCCCAACCAGGTTCTGGTGGGGCTGGCCCTGTTCCTCAGCATTTTCGTGATGCAGCCCGTTTTCACCACGATCAATACGCAGGCGTTGGAACCCTATGGACGGGACGAGGTGACCTTTGAACAGGCGCTGTCCACGTCTGCCGGCGCGATGCATGGCTTTATGATCAAGCAGACACGCAAGTCCGACCTCGCCTTATTCAGCGGCATCGCGAAGGCGGGGAAATTTGCAAAGCCGTCGGACGTCCCCTTTTCCATTCTCTTGCCGGCCTTTGTGACCAGCGAACTGAAAACCGCGTTCCAGATCGGCTTCATGATATTCTTGCCCTTCCTGATAATCGACCTGATCGTCGCCTCGGCGCTGATGTCCCTGGGTATGGTGATGCTGTCCCCGACGATCATTTCCATGCCGTTCAAGCTACTCCTGTTCGTCCTCGTAGACGGCTGGGCGCTGACCATGGGATCACTCGCAAGTTCGTTTGTAAGTTAA
- a CDS encoding FliO/MopB family protein → MIFEYLLRLFLVVPLIGGLAWGSLWLWKRLQLGLPVKPDTNRPVRVVDAVTLGTNGKLLVVEFNGDTLLLGVSRNGISRLASNLHSE, encoded by the coding sequence ATGATCTTTGAATATCTTCTCCGCCTCTTTCTCGTCGTCCCGCTGATCGGGGGTCTGGCCTGGGGCTCGCTGTGGCTTTGGAAGCGGCTTCAACTCGGCTTACCCGTAAAGCCCGACACCAACCGTCCGGTGCGGGTTGTCGATGCCGTGACATTAGGAACGAACGGCAAGTTGCTGGTCGTGGAATTTAACGGTGATACGCTTCTTTTAGGGGTATCACGCAACGGCATAAGCAGATTGGCATCGAATTTGCATAGCGAGTAG
- the fliN gene encoding flagellar motor switch protein FliN has protein sequence MSDMTEAPSMSAVAGAMSMGDNMDLLAGISLRISVEVGSASMTLSELLRLGEGSVVELDRQANDFLDIFANGTLIARGEIVDVDGRYGIRVVDVVAADRRLAGLERRS, from the coding sequence ATGAGTGATATGACCGAAGCCCCAAGCATGAGCGCCGTTGCCGGAGCAATGAGCATGGGCGATAATATGGATTTGCTTGCCGGCATATCGTTACGGATTTCCGTCGAGGTCGGGTCTGCATCGATGACCCTGTCCGAACTTCTGCGCCTGGGTGAAGGCAGCGTGGTTGAGCTCGACCGTCAAGCAAATGATTTTCTTGATATATTTGCCAATGGCACGCTCATCGCGCGCGGTGAAATTGTCGATGTCGACGGCCGCTATGGTATCCGCGTCGTCGACGTAGTCGCCGCCGACCGCCGTCTCGCAGGATTGGAGCGCCGGTCATGA
- a CDS encoding FliM/FliN family flagellar motor switch protein, translating to MTAATPQTAHLMRSANESAELTQLEPMAQRIAQVMQQLLASFTKGAFSISAGTANAARYPEWRIAQNPFGAVLRYRLPKRGDEMLVHLPGFLVCQIVDVYYGGSGNVQARGEFSAAEMRFIDGFGSQLAPLLKAEIDPDQGSVVEYSGAEIDLLQLNWPRSRDAIVVQSFFAESEKVKPAPVGLILTTDTVRLLENRRSADENPEGPTDAAWSERVRSAAMRVKFPARTVLTHCNVPFSKMLTLAPGDILPLLLPAQVPLIVAGRVFARGTLGESNGRAALMIENIEKEMDQ from the coding sequence GTGACGGCAGCAACTCCCCAGACAGCGCATCTCATGCGCAGTGCCAATGAATCGGCCGAGCTGACACAGCTTGAGCCCATGGCGCAGCGCATTGCACAGGTCATGCAGCAGTTGCTGGCCAGCTTTACAAAGGGCGCATTCTCTATTTCGGCGGGTACGGCAAATGCCGCGCGCTATCCGGAATGGCGGATTGCGCAAAATCCTTTCGGCGCCGTATTGCGCTATCGCCTTCCGAAGCGCGGCGATGAAATGCTTGTTCATCTGCCTGGGTTCCTCGTCTGTCAGATCGTTGATGTCTATTATGGTGGCAGCGGAAATGTGCAGGCTCGCGGTGAATTTTCTGCAGCAGAGATGCGCTTCATCGATGGCTTTGGATCGCAATTGGCACCGCTGCTAAAGGCGGAAATAGACCCGGATCAGGGATCGGTTGTCGAATATAGCGGGGCTGAAATCGATCTTCTGCAGTTGAACTGGCCCAGATCGCGTGATGCCATTGTCGTGCAATCCTTCTTCGCCGAGAGCGAAAAGGTCAAGCCAGCTCCAGTAGGGCTGATCCTGACAACCGATACTGTGCGTCTTCTGGAAAACCGTCGCAGCGCCGACGAAAATCCGGAAGGCCCGACCGATGCAGCGTGGAGCGAGCGTGTCCGCTCGGCCGCCATGCGCGTCAAATTTCCGGCACGTACCGTGCTGACCCATTGCAATGTGCCGTTCAGCAAGATGCTGACGCTCGCGCCCGGCGACATTTTACCGCTGTTGCTGCCGGCACAGGTTCCGCTGATCGTTGCCGGCCGTGTTTTTGCGCGTGGCACATTGGGCGAATCCAATGGCCGTGCCGCTTTAATGATTGAGAATATAGAAAAGGAAATGGACCAATGA
- a CDS encoding flagellar basal body-associated FliL family protein codes for MSKTKEKAEGKGGKSKKMLLIGVGATLLTAGGAAGGMYLSGGVTGKEAEEDPHRPKLVERSEEPAEAPAEGEEGKVVLKEGTVSVKNDKQKVDPKKFEVTYIALEQSFTANLADGAGFVQLGISLATYYDGKVVQNVERQAVPIRSAVLMVLSQQDAAVLSTPQGKQMLQRDLTHAINDVLRQKEGFGGIDNVYFTNLVIQ; via the coding sequence ATGAGCAAGACCAAAGAAAAAGCAGAAGGTAAGGGCGGCAAAAGCAAAAAAATGCTGCTGATCGGCGTCGGCGCTACGTTGCTGACGGCTGGCGGCGCTGCTGGCGGCATGTACCTGTCTGGCGGTGTAACCGGTAAGGAAGCCGAAGAGGACCCACACCGGCCAAAACTGGTCGAACGCAGTGAAGAGCCGGCCGAAGCCCCCGCCGAAGGCGAAGAGGGTAAGGTCGTGCTGAAAGAAGGCACTGTTTCGGTAAAGAACGATAAGCAGAAGGTGGATCCGAAAAAGTTCGAGGTAACCTATATCGCGCTCGAGCAAAGCTTCACCGCCAACCTCGCCGACGGCGCCGGGTTCGTTCAACTCGGGATCAGCCTTGCCACCTATTATGACGGCAAGGTCGTGCAAAATGTCGAGCGGCAGGCGGTTCCCATTCGCTCGGCCGTACTCATGGTCTTGTCGCAACAGGATGCCGCCGTATTGTCTACCCCCCAGGGCAAGCAAATGCTTCAACGCGATCTGACCCACGCCATTAATGATGTGCTTCGTCAGAAAGAAGGCTTTGGCGGTATCGACAATGTCTACTTCACCAACCTGGTGATCCAGTGA
- a CDS encoding flagellar hook-length control protein FliK, which produces MNLASVLNISAPAGATIQNANAVEGGLGFDALMETASTPVATAPMPAQAPKADVSPHLKGSVDAPIKTPDTSAVVALKPPVMAVIAAPKTVAVPGLEPEPAQPVAPPQPTIDAPPAVRDLALRAAPNVPEDGPADVERPRTAEPGKGKAPVMRDIQQLKKLVAVPVSKELTTKIEAGEEEQGELENAALPADATAEMGPKIQFAQTPQVTAPVAQPVDAFFKRDTAADRNRLEIGTEAQNASDASAKSTTLLKTVPVETSVQAFTLPTPTVVSATSMTAPIFGGPENFTTHQLDMARDGQWIDQLARDIVAVAGQDGKLRFGLSPSNLGQLEVSVETQQDGVNIHMQASTEAAARIFAAEQPKLVEELRQSGVRVTNSDLLGGQQMQGQRDQSRPQNSAGHTSTDLTSNLVSQRTSPDNQNTSPNGRFA; this is translated from the coding sequence ATGAATCTCGCGTCCGTCCTGAACATCAGCGCGCCAGCTGGTGCCACAATCCAGAACGCCAATGCTGTCGAAGGCGGCCTTGGTTTCGATGCGCTGATGGAAACGGCATCAACGCCGGTCGCCACAGCGCCAATGCCAGCGCAAGCGCCGAAAGCAGACGTGTCACCGCACTTGAAGGGCTCGGTTGACGCCCCCATCAAAACACCCGACACCAGTGCGGTCGTGGCGTTGAAGCCGCCCGTCATGGCGGTGATCGCTGCGCCCAAGACCGTTGCCGTTCCCGGTTTGGAACCAGAGCCCGCTCAGCCTGTCGCACCGCCTCAACCGACAATAGACGCGCCGCCCGCCGTTCGGGATCTTGCCTTGCGTGCTGCTCCCAACGTCCCGGAAGATGGCCCGGCGGATGTTGAAAGGCCTCGCACTGCCGAGCCCGGGAAAGGCAAGGCTCCCGTCATGCGGGATATTCAGCAGCTCAAAAAGCTTGTCGCCGTGCCCGTATCGAAAGAGCTCACCACGAAGATCGAGGCTGGTGAAGAGGAACAGGGCGAGCTCGAAAATGCGGCACTGCCTGCTGATGCAACAGCCGAAATGGGTCCCAAAATCCAGTTCGCTCAGACTCCGCAGGTCACGGCACCCGTCGCCCAGCCCGTCGACGCTTTCTTTAAGCGCGACACAGCCGCCGACCGCAACCGGCTTGAAATCGGGACCGAGGCCCAAAATGCGTCCGACGCTTCAGCCAAATCGACAACGCTCCTCAAAACGGTGCCCGTCGAAACATCTGTCCAGGCATTTACATTGCCAACGCCAACGGTGGTTTCGGCCACGTCGATGACGGCGCCCATATTCGGTGGTCCCGAAAACTTCACCACCCACCAACTGGATATGGCCCGCGACGGCCAATGGATTGACCAGCTCGCCCGCGACATTGTCGCCGTTGCCGGACAAGACGGGAAATTGCGCTTCGGTCTTTCGCCAAGCAACCTTGGCCAGTTGGAAGTTTCGGTCGAAACGCAGCAGGATGGTGTAAACATCCACATGCAGGCCAGCACCGAAGCCGCCGCACGCATCTTTGCGGCAGAGCAGCCCAAATTGGTCGAAGAATTACGCCAGTCCGGTGTCCGGGTAACGAACAGCGACCTGCTCGGCGGACAGCAGATGCAGGGTCAACGCGATCAGTCACGTCCCCAAAATTCGGCAGGCCACACTTCGACCGACCTGACATCCAACCTCGTTTCCCAACGCACCTCCCCAGATAACCAGAATACGTCGCCCAATGGGCGTTTTGCATAA
- a CDS encoding FliI/YscN family ATPase, which translates to MTARLAEAARAIFQSLNLEAATPRRVGSLTACKGQFLEAAAFPYPVGTAVRISQTDGGFVTGEVVGFRGNKSIIQPFSQRLSVATGARVVPCGRHDHIACGDGLLGRIIDAQGVPLDGRPLTGCHESWPISGVASSPLVRGRITRPIDCGVRAINGLLTIGEGQRVAVIAGSGVGKSVLMGQILEGIDADVIVTGLIGERAREVSDFIETKLTPRIAAKSVVVAVAADHSPLLRLRAAMRATAIAEYFRSQGKKVLLLIDSLTRVAHAQREIGLALGEPPTMKGYTPSSLALIPQLVERAGIDSRTGGSITAIYTVLADGGDLEDPIVDAARAIVDGHIILSRTLAENGLFPAIDVARSLSRIMPDIVDAEHMAAAAHFRQLWSTHEQNRDLLLMGAYTAGNDAVLDDAIAMHGDMLNYVGQPMRSSIGFDASRAALLEGFGI; encoded by the coding sequence TATCCCGTCGGCACCGCCGTCCGGATTTCGCAGACCGATGGTGGATTTGTGACCGGTGAGGTCGTTGGCTTTCGGGGCAACAAAAGCATCATCCAGCCATTCTCCCAGCGTCTTTCGGTTGCGACGGGCGCAAGGGTCGTTCCGTGCGGTCGTCACGACCACATCGCCTGCGGTGACGGATTGCTTGGTCGCATCATCGATGCGCAAGGCGTACCGCTGGATGGCCGCCCCCTGACCGGATGCCATGAAAGCTGGCCGATCTCCGGTGTCGCCTCCAGCCCGCTGGTGCGCGGACGTATTACCCGTCCTATTGATTGTGGTGTCCGCGCCATCAACGGCCTTTTGACCATTGGCGAAGGCCAGCGCGTCGCCGTTATCGCCGGTTCGGGCGTCGGCAAGTCCGTCCTGATGGGCCAGATCCTCGAAGGCATTGATGCCGATGTGATTGTAACCGGCCTGATCGGCGAACGCGCACGCGAAGTGAGCGATTTCATTGAAACCAAACTGACCCCGCGCATTGCCGCCAAATCCGTTGTCGTCGCTGTTGCTGCAGATCATTCACCCCTGTTGCGCTTGCGTGCCGCCATGCGGGCAACGGCCATTGCCGAATATTTCCGGTCGCAGGGCAAGAAAGTGCTGTTGTTGATCGACAGCCTGACCCGCGTTGCGCATGCGCAGCGTGAAATCGGTCTGGCTTTGGGTGAACCGCCCACGATGAAGGGCTATACGCCTTCCTCGCTCGCGCTCATTCCGCAATTGGTCGAACGCGCCGGTATCGACAGCCGCACAGGTGGCTCCATTACCGCAATCTATACTGTTCTTGCCGATGGTGGTGATCTGGAAGATCCCATCGTCGATGCCGCACGCGCCATTGTCGACGGCCATATCATCCTGTCGCGGACCCTCGCCGAAAACGGCCTGTTCCCCGCAATTGATGTCGCCCGTTCGCTGTCCCGCATCATGCCCGACATCGTCGATGCCGAGCATATGGCGGCTGCCGCCCACTTCCGCCAATTATGGTCAACGCATGAGCAAAACCGCGACCTACTTCTGATGGGTGCCTACACGGCCGGAAATGACGCAGTTCTGGATGATGCCATCGCCATGCACGGCGACATGCTGAATTATGTCGGACAGCCCATGCGCAGCTCCATTGGATTTGACGCATCGCGCGCCGCCCTTCTGGAAGGGTTCGGCATATGA